The following proteins are co-located in the Haliotis asinina isolate JCU_RB_2024 chromosome 13, JCU_Hal_asi_v2, whole genome shotgun sequence genome:
- the LOC137259687 gene encoding fibronectin type 3 and ankyrin repeat domains protein 1-like, with the protein MKEKRWGKIRRDILLHQDNAPVHTSRVAAAAVQECGYEILPHPPYSPDLAPSDYHLFPHLKKHLRGRRFQDDNELIAATEASFEDQNGAFYRHGTSDWQKRWNNCLDSQTSHDPSQKYMVSPAPVTTQDLQTTPSAAAGRDLYDDSSRGDLERVKRILAAGHVNINYRGQNSMTPVMAAAESGHSDVVEFLVGRGADVSLVDRRGSNVLHFASKRGDLEIVKLILDLNVVDFNTRTNYGWTAADYARLWGHQRVVDLLVSRGAH; encoded by the exons ATGAAGGAGAAGCgctggggcaagatcagacgtgatattcttctacatcaagacaatgctccagtacacacctctcgcgttgcagccgctgctgtccaggaatgcgggtacgaaatcttgccgcatcccccctactctccagacctggcaccaagtgattatcATCTGTTCCCacatctcaagaaacacttgcgtggtcgtagatttcaggatgataatgagcttattgctgctactgaggcttcgtttgaggaccaaaatggcgccttctacagacaTGGCaccagcgactggcagaaaagatggaacaactgtcttgactcacaaa CCTCGCATGACCCGAGCCAGAAATACATGGTTTCACCAGCGCCTGTAACGACACAAGACCTACAGA cgactccatcagcagcagcaggccGCGACCTCTACGACGACAGCAGTCGCGGTGACCTGGAGAGAGTGAAACGGATCCTGGCAGCGGGTCACGTGAAcatcaactatagaggacaGAACAGCATGACACCGGTGATGGCGGCAGCAGAGAGTGGACACAGTGAcgtggtggagttcctggtgggtagaggggctgatgtgtcactggtggacaggCGCGGTAGCAACGTCCTTCATTTCGCCTCTAAACGTGGAGACCTGGAGATCGTGAAGCTGATCCTGGACCTCAACGTGGTGGACTTCAACACCAGGACCAACTATGGGTGGACAGCGGCCGACTACGCGAGACTCTGGGGACATCAACGAGTGGTGGATctcctggtgtcacgtggtGCACACTGA